TCCTTTAGGGTCTTCCATATTAGGAACAGAAGATACACTAAATAGCTTTACAAAAGAAACAATCTTGTCTTATATGGAAAAACATTATACTCCTGAAAATGTTGTTATTTCAGTTGCCGGAAATATTCAAGAAGGCTTTATCGAATATATTGAGTCGTTATTTGGAAAATTCAAAAGAGCAAAATCACCAATTTTTCCGATAGAAACGCCTACAATTAAAGCAATATATACCGAAAATTTTCGAGAAACAGAGCAAGCACATATTTGTTTAGCATATCCTGGTTTAAGTGTGAAAGCAGACAATATTTATAGTTTAGTTGTATTGAATAATATTGTGGGAGGAAGTATGTCTTCAAGGCTCTTCCAAGAAATACGTGAAGATAAAGGGCTAGCATATTCGATTTATTCGTACCACTCTTCTTATGAAGATACTGGAGTAGTAGTAATTTATGGAGGAACATCTAGTAATCAATTAGTTGAATTAAAAACCTCTATACTTGATTCTATACGTACAATTGTAGAAAATGGAGTTACAGAAGTGGAAATTACTAATTCAAAAGAACAGCTAAAAGGTAATTTACTCTTAGGTTTAGAAAGTACAAATGCACGAATGAGTAGAAATGGTAAAAATGAGTTGCTTTATGGAAAGCATCGTTCGCTCGATGAAGTAAGCGAGACAATAGATGAAGTGACGCTAGAATCCGTAGTAGAACTTGCAAAAGAAATTTTTTCGTACAAACCAGCTATTTCCATCATTAAGCCCAAAAAAGTCGATCAATAAAGTTCGGCTTTTTTTTGTTATTTCTCACGTCTGTTGGTTAGCTAATTATTCCCACTGACATATGTGAGTTAACTAAAATTAACCAACAAATTATATTTTAGAAATAGTGCGACTTAGTAACCGCCTGTCGCTCCAATCCAATGAAGTTTGCTAGCTAATCAGCGATATTATCCTACCATATTAAGGAAGGTGCTCAACGTTGAAATAGTGCACCATTAATTTGCGCCTCTCATGCCAAGTAAAGGCTTTACTAAGAGATGTTTGTCGCGCTCGGAATAGGTTTTATCGCTTTCAATTGGTAGTATGTCGCGTTCAAAACCAGTTATGTCTCATTCATCCATTTATTGGATTTTATTAGAAAATGAGGATACTTATTGCCGGGGCGAGTCGGGCAGCATGAGCCGAAGGATGTGACCCACTCGGGCGCAGCACGAGTTGGCTCATGCAAGGTGCGGCAAGCGCGGAGGCATACTGCGCGATATTTCTAAAGTGACCAAAGTAAAACGACGACGTGTAAATGCAAATGGATTCTATGAACCTTTTCACTAAAATGTAGTAATGCGGAAAACCAACAGGCGTGATTGTTTCTATCCAAAGCAAATCTGCTTTTCTTATTCACTTTGTTTGGCTAAAAGGCATATACATAAGTAGAAATATAGATAGGGGAGGGGAAAGGTTGTTACTTTCGGAACTTGCTGAAAAAGAGCTTATTCAAGTAAAAGATGGTGCAAGATACGGAAAACTCGCAAATACCGAGTTGCTTTTTGATCCAGCTACTGGAAAAATTGAAGGGTTTGAAGTATCCCTGAAGACAGCTTCTTTTTTTCAAGCGAATAAAGCAAACAAGAAAAAAGAATTTATTTCTTGGAAAGAGATTATTCTTATAGGGAAAGACCGTATTTTGTTCAATGAAACGGATTCTTTTAATGACGATAGTGGATACTCATGAATAAAAAATGTGTCATCATCGGAACGGATGATAGATTACGGTACTTGCAGGAAGAATTGTCCAGTAGTCTCGAAGTTAAGTTATTTTCAACAATGGTATGGGATGATAAATTAGTAAAAAAAATTCATCAATTTCAGCCGCAAATAGTGTTTTTTCCAATTCAAGAAATGGAAATGAAATGTCCATTAAATTTACCAAAAATATGTGAAATTCTTTTTGTTGGAAAGAAATTCAAAGAATTAGAACAGGAATATGAAACTCAGAAACGAAAGGTATTTAATTATTTAGAAGATGAACAGTGGATATGGGATAATGCAAATTTAACTGCTGAAGGCTTTATTAACTACTTTTATTTGAATGAAAAACAGTCATTGTATAATAAACAATTTATCATCACTGGGTATGGAAGAGTTGGTAAAAGACTAGCATTTGCGCTACATCACCTAGGAGCGAAAGTGATTATTTCTGTACGATCCGAAAATCAGCTATTTGAAGCAAAAAGTTATGGGTATCAAATAGAAGCGTTAGAAAATTTAATACAGAAGCAAAAAGAACAAAAAGCTTATTTAATAAATACCATACCTTTTAAATGGCTAGAAAATACAAAAGCTTTGCATTTCACTAAAGTATACGATCTGGCTTCTAAACCGGGTTGCCTTTTAAATAGTGAGGAAACTGCAGCTAATTATGTGAACCCTACTAGCTTGCCGGGGATGTATTTCCCCCAAGATGCCGGCTATATAATAGCTAGGTCGGTTCAAAATCAATTAGCTTTACTGGAGGAGGAAAAATAGTGTTAAATGGTCTTCGAATAGGTCTTGGAATAACCGCTTCTCATTGTACCTATGAGGAAGTAATTCCAATGATAAGACAGTTTACAGATATCGGTGCAACCGTCGTTCCAATTATTACGTACTCTGTATTAACGGCAGCAACTCGATTTGGAACAGGGGAAGAATGGATTGAAAAAATTGAAACGGCAAGTGGCAGCAAAGTCGTCTCAAAAATTGTCGAAGCTGAACCATTTGGTCCGACCAATCCACTCGATTGCATGGTTATCGCTCCGATGACGGGAAATTCGATTAGCAAGCTTGCAAATGCGCAAACAGATTCTCCTGTATTAATGGCTGCTAAAGCAACCTTGCGAAATGGAAAACCAGTCGTACTTGGTATCTCAACGAACGATGCGCTTGGTTTAAATGGAATGAATATTATGAAGCTCCTTTCCACCAAAAATATTTATTTTATCCCCTTTGGTCAAGATAATCCTCATAAAAAACCAAATTCATTAATAGCGGACTTTACAAAAATAATCCCAACAGTAGAACATGCCATTCAATCTCGGCAATTACAGCCAATACTTATTGGCCATTCATTATAAATATTAAAGATGATGTATTATCATGTATAATATGATACAATATCGCCATTATGTTTTGATTTGAGAGGAGAGCTATTCATGTCAGAAGGTTATACAG
The nucleotide sequence above comes from Psychrobacillus glaciei. Encoded proteins:
- a CDS encoding M16 family metallopeptidase, encoding MIKKNTCNNGLRIVSEHIPHVRSVAVGIWVQAGSRYELPEENGLTHFIEHMLFKGTTTRSAKQIAEEFDRIGGNINAFTSKENTCYYAKVLDHHAEHAVEILADMFFNSLFDPSEIEKERQVVLEEINMVEDTPDDIVHEYLWQKMYENDPLGSSILGTEDTLNSFTKETILSYMEKHYTPENVVISVAGNIQEGFIEYIESLFGKFKRAKSPIFPIETPTIKAIYTENFRETEQAHICLAYPGLSVKADNIYSLVVLNNIVGGSMSSRLFQEIREDKGLAYSIYSYHSSYEDTGVVVIYGGTSSNQLVELKTSILDSIRTIVENGVTEVEITNSKEQLKGNLLLGLESTNARMSRNGKNELLYGKHRSLDEVSETIDEVTLESVVELAKEIFSYKPAISIIKPKKVDQ
- a CDS encoding YlmC/YmxH family sporulation protein is translated as MLLSELAEKELIQVKDGARYGKLANTELLFDPATGKIEGFEVSLKTASFFQANKANKKKEFISWKEIILIGKDRILFNETDSFNDDSGYS
- a CDS encoding NAD(P)-dependent oxidoreductase — its product is MNKKCVIIGTDDRLRYLQEELSSSLEVKLFSTMVWDDKLVKKIHQFQPQIVFFPIQEMEMKCPLNLPKICEILFVGKKFKELEQEYETQKRKVFNYLEDEQWIWDNANLTAEGFINYFYLNEKQSLYNKQFIITGYGRVGKRLAFALHHLGAKVIISVRSENQLFEAKSYGYQIEALENLIQKQKEQKAYLINTIPFKWLENTKALHFTKVYDLASKPGCLLNSEETAANYVNPTSLPGMYFPQDAGYIIARSVQNQLALLEEEK
- a CDS encoding dipicolinate synthase subunit B, whose amino-acid sequence is MLNGLRIGLGITASHCTYEEVIPMIRQFTDIGATVVPIITYSVLTAATRFGTGEEWIEKIETASGSKVVSKIVEAEPFGPTNPLDCMVIAPMTGNSISKLANAQTDSPVLMAAKATLRNGKPVVLGISTNDALGLNGMNIMKLLSTKNIYFIPFGQDNPHKKPNSLIADFTKIIPTVEHAIQSRQLQPILIGHSL